The Streptococcaceae bacterium ESL0687 genome has a segment encoding these proteins:
- a CDS encoding nitronate monooxygenase has translation MKLPELKIGDLTAKIPIIQGGMGIGISLNRLAGSVAAQGGIGILSTAQIGYQEEGFKRSSVRTNLKAIKTQLDKARSFAQGGILGFNVMVASFRYDDVVKATVEAGADVIISGAGLPMNLPELVGNAKTKIAPIVSSVKAAKIILRNWAKKYDRTADFIVIEGPKAGGHLGFKADQIEEAILTMDDEIVKIIEHVREYEEKFNQSIPVIFAGGVWSRSDIDHYLNLGCSGVQMATRFIGTEECDAPDDFKARFLNATEDDIHLTTSPVGLPGRAIDNKFTEIITKGAPAYKAQEDPKTPIIPIAGCLNCLQKKLCDRKTIPYCISEALLNSVEHNTDMGLIFSGSNGYRINEITTVKAIFDELKG, from the coding sequence ATGAAACTACCAGAATTAAAAATAGGCGATTTAACCGCTAAAATCCCAATCATACAAGGTGGGATGGGGATTGGGATTTCCCTAAACCGACTTGCAGGATCTGTTGCTGCCCAAGGAGGAATCGGAATCCTTTCAACAGCACAAATTGGTTACCAGGAAGAAGGATTCAAACGTTCTTCAGTTAGAACCAACCTCAAAGCCATTAAAACTCAGCTTGACAAGGCACGTAGTTTTGCTCAGGGAGGAATCCTTGGATTTAACGTTATGGTAGCAAGTTTCCGCTACGATGACGTAGTAAAAGCAACTGTTGAAGCTGGGGCTGATGTGATTATTTCAGGAGCTGGTCTCCCAATGAACCTGCCAGAACTTGTAGGTAATGCTAAGACTAAGATTGCACCAATCGTATCATCTGTTAAGGCCGCAAAGATTATTCTTCGTAACTGGGCTAAAAAATATGACCGTACAGCTGACTTCATCGTTATTGAAGGACCTAAAGCTGGAGGACATCTTGGATTCAAGGCTGATCAAATTGAGGAAGCCATCCTTACTATGGATGACGAGATTGTAAAAATCATCGAACATGTTCGTGAGTACGAAGAAAAATTCAATCAATCAATCCCTGTTATCTTCGCAGGTGGTGTTTGGAGCCGAAGCGACATCGACCACTACCTAAACCTTGGATGTTCTGGAGTTCAGATGGCAACTCGTTTTATCGGAACTGAAGAATGTGATGCACCAGATGACTTTAAGGCCCGCTTCCTTAATGCAACGGAAGATGACATTCACCTGACTACATCACCGGTTGGCCTACCTGGTCGAGCAATTGACAATAAATTTACCGAAATAATTACTAAAGGTGCTCCGGCCTATAAGGCTCAGGAGGACCCTAAAACTCCTATTATTCCAATTGCCGGCTGCCTAAACTGCCTCCAGAAGAAATTATGTGATAGGAAGACTATTCCTTACTGTATCAGTGAGGCTCTTCTCAACTCTGTAGAACATAATACGGATATGGGGCTTATCTTCTCAGGTTCAAATGGTTACCGAATTAACGAGATTACAACGGTTAAGGCAATTTTTGACGAACTTAAGGGATAG
- a CDS encoding phosphopantetheine-binding protein: protein MVKEIFRGFLSEATIEDIKENQETYEQTPIKNLGIDSLATMDLVLRIEDLVGREFDYDIFDIDDVSTVGRVIKLYEDFKGDQK, encoded by the coding sequence ATGGTTAAGGAAATTTTTAGGGGTTTTTTAAGTGAGGCTACTATTGAAGATATAAAGGAAAACCAAGAAACTTATGAACAAACTCCCATAAAAAATCTGGGAATTGATAGTCTAGCTACCATGGATCTTGTGTTACGGATTGAAGATCTTGTAGGTAGGGAATTTGATTATGATATCTTTGATATTGATGACGTTTCTACTGTAGGTAGGGTCATCAAACTTTATGAAGATTTTAAGGGGGATCAAAAATGA
- a CDS encoding MFS transporter — MFTKNPKAVIPAGMLISNIGNGMYTLSIGILLYNHTGKTSSFALIVVLQAVLSFLTQSFASVVSDKGFAQVSAVLAEFLRGSLILIFGILSYFTSPNLLIILAALLSFFQPFYRTSVFVIAPLIASGSDLAKYNARVSAFQQIGQLVGAGVAGFIISFLSPYGAIFVNGLSYLVSAYTMHMVTIPTQDTKVFDFLKSLHHFKISMVLNDWKTLFNHLSLQKSLFFLAFFGVIDAVIANYINILYAPMLTYFNAQNYWLSIWDGLFAVGAIVGVEIFGRLNKFHENILLSMFALTMELACFLILSISSLQMVAPVMLILGLNNSLSSASFNLTLQTAARQEFLGKISGLRQMSISLSTVLIIPLLSSGLNKSFKLGNSYMAFVICFVICASFGCLKRYMKMGNKIC; from the coding sequence ATGTTCACTAAAAATCCAAAAGCTGTTATACCAGCAGGTATGCTTATCTCAAACATTGGTAATGGGATGTACACCTTATCCATCGGTATTCTTCTTTATAACCATACAGGAAAGACATCAAGTTTTGCCCTTATTGTTGTTTTACAGGCTGTTTTATCATTTCTTACTCAATCTTTTGCAAGTGTTGTGAGTGACAAGGGTTTCGCTCAAGTTTCAGCCGTTCTAGCAGAATTTCTAAGAGGGTCTTTAATTTTGATTTTTGGTATCTTGTCTTATTTTACCAGTCCAAACCTTCTTATTATCTTAGCTGCCCTCTTAAGTTTCTTTCAACCCTTTTATAGGACATCTGTCTTTGTAATAGCACCCCTAATAGCATCCGGTAGTGATTTAGCCAAATATAATGCCAGAGTTTCAGCCTTCCAGCAAATTGGTCAGCTGGTTGGAGCAGGGGTTGCTGGTTTTATCATCTCCTTCCTATCTCCCTACGGTGCTATTTTTGTCAATGGGTTATCCTATTTGGTTTCAGCCTATACCATGCATATGGTAACCATACCAACACAAGATACTAAGGTTTTTGATTTTCTAAAGTCCCTTCATCATTTTAAAATTTCAATGGTCTTAAATGATTGGAAGACTTTATTTAATCATTTGAGCTTGCAAAAATCTCTCTTTTTCCTGGCATTTTTTGGGGTCATTGATGCTGTGATTGCAAACTATATAAATATTTTATATGCTCCGATGCTTACTTATTTTAATGCCCAAAATTACTGGCTATCCATTTGGGACGGGTTATTTGCTGTGGGGGCAATAGTAGGAGTTGAAATTTTTGGTCGCTTAAATAAATTTCATGAAAATATTCTTCTTTCAATGTTTGCTTTAACAATGGAGCTCGCTTGCTTTTTAATCCTATCAATTAGTAGCCTGCAAATGGTAGCGCCAGTCATGCTTATTCTAGGGCTAAATAATAGCCTCTCTTCAGCAAGTTTCAATTTAACCCTACAAACAGCTGCTAGACAAGAGTTTTTAGGTAAAATATCTGGCTTAAGGCAGATGAGTATCTCACTTTCAACTGTTTTAATCATTCCCCTTTTAAGTAGTGGTTTAAATAAATCATTTAAGCTTGGAAACTCCTACATGGCATTTGTAATCTGCTTTGTCATTTGTGCTTCCTTTGGATGCTTAAAAAGATATATGAAAATGGGTAATAAGATTTGTTAA
- a CDS encoding AMP-binding protein — MLKKYILKSFNLYASKLAVKDEKNQLTYKELKDLIVVNMISLQDSKLAGILTGHNVYGLGAELLCLYSDTVFVPIVDNLPLKRICQMIKISKIDTLIVTSENTDLINELKLIFPKMKIVFLKGNARENDRDNFLDEQIDISNESCDTMYHLYTSGTTGIPKAVIQGKKAVYHFAKEYINNLSISGKDNLTLFSSLAHDASIVDIYSSLLAGASLFMVDVTNPIRIKSLNRWLINNSITVWHSVPTLFRSYFRLSQEVAGTQLRLMVFGGEVLLESDFSRAQERFPVLKVYSLYGQTEHSYSSGLFINNTGDIGKIGTPINKVNLKFEFLKANNYSLILESPYIFKGYLTEDGLIKNFTDYFETGDLVDAPNKASYYLGRKDREVKIRGYRVNLTEIESLVLKQFLQIDIWLLPLKIHDTHKLIAVYKGSKLDLYEINELISENLPSYNLISKLLFLEEEFPRTITGKRDLVALERLLFQRYL; from the coding sequence TTGTTAAAAAAATATATTTTAAAAAGTTTTAATCTGTATGCTTCTAAGCTTGCTGTAAAAGATGAAAAAAATCAACTGACCTATAAAGAACTTAAGGATTTAATAGTGGTAAACATGATATCACTACAGGATTCTAAGCTAGCAGGTATTTTGACAGGACATAATGTTTACGGGTTAGGAGCAGAACTTTTATGCCTTTACAGTGATACTGTTTTTGTACCTATTGTTGATAATTTACCCCTAAAAAGAATTTGTCAGATGATTAAAATATCAAAGATTGATACATTGATAGTAACCAGTGAAAATACTGATTTAATAAATGAGCTAAAACTTATATTCCCTAAGATGAAAATTGTATTTTTAAAGGGAAATGCTAGGGAGAATGACCGAGATAATTTTTTAGATGAGCAAATAGATATCTCTAACGAGTCTTGTGATACCATGTATCATCTTTATACATCTGGCACAACAGGAATCCCCAAAGCAGTAATTCAAGGAAAAAAGGCAGTCTATCATTTTGCTAAAGAATATATAAATAATCTATCAATATCTGGGAAAGATAATTTAACACTTTTTTCAAGCCTAGCCCATGATGCATCAATAGTCGATATTTATTCCTCTCTTTTGGCTGGTGCTAGTCTTTTTATGGTTGATGTCACAAATCCTATAAGAATAAAAAGTTTAAACAGATGGTTAATTAATAATAGTATTACCGTTTGGCATAGTGTACCAACATTGTTTAGGAGTTATTTTAGGTTGTCGCAAGAAGTAGCAGGTACCCAGCTTAGACTTATGGTATTTGGAGGAGAAGTTCTTTTAGAGTCTGATTTTTCAAGGGCTCAGGAAAGATTTCCAGTCTTAAAAGTCTATTCTTTGTATGGACAAACCGAACACTCTTATAGCTCAGGGCTTTTTATTAATAATACAGGAGATATTGGAAAAATCGGTACCCCAATAAATAAGGTTAACCTTAAATTTGAATTTTTAAAGGCCAATAATTATAGTTTGATTTTAGAGTCTCCCTATATTTTTAAGGGTTATCTTACAGAGGATGGTCTTATAAAAAATTTCACAGATTATTTTGAGACAGGAGATCTTGTTGATGCTCCAAATAAGGCTTCTTATTATTTAGGACGAAAAGATAGGGAAGTTAAAATTAGAGGTTATAGGGTTAATTTGACAGAGATTGAATCTTTAGTGCTTAAGCAGTTTTTACAGATTGATATTTGGCTACTTCCCCTAAAAATTCATGACACTCATAAATTAATAGCTGTCTATAAGGGTAGCAAGTTAGACCTTTATGAAATTAACGAGCTTATAAGCGAGAATCTTCCTTCCTATAATCTAATAAGTAAACTTCTTTTTTTAGAAGAAGAGTTTCCAAGAACAATTACAGGTAAAAGGGATTTAGTAGCTCTTGAACGGCTTCTTTTTCAAAGATACCTATAA
- a CDS encoding dihydroorotate oxidase: MANLRASFYGHTYKNPFMNASGVHCMDTLELDQLAESSAGSFVTKSATQEARLGNPEPRYVNLDLGSINSMGLPNKGLDYYLDYAIKRQEAYPDSPFVMSVASYKGFDEYVENMRTIQDSEYTGLVELNLSCPNVPGKPQMAYDFEDTEKLLKEIFAFYTKPFGVKLPPYFDIMHFDKIASVLNQFDLKFVNCVNSIGNGLYIDEKTDTVVIKPKGGFGGIGGEYIKPTALANVRALKQRLNPSIEIIGTGGIISGRDAYEHLLCGASMLQVGTQLQKEGLGVFDRLNQELLEILEAKGYESIDDFKGKLKTLD, from the coding sequence ATGGCAAATTTAAGAGCAAGTTTTTATGGACACACTTATAAAAATCCTTTTATGAACGCTTCTGGAGTTCACTGTATGGATACCTTAGAACTAGATCAGCTGGCAGAATCATCAGCTGGATCTTTTGTTACTAAATCAGCTACCCAAGAAGCTCGTCTTGGAAATCCAGAACCTCGTTATGTTAATTTGGATCTTGGAAGTATTAATTCAATGGGTCTTCCCAACAAGGGGCTTGACTACTACCTAGATTATGCCATTAAAAGGCAAGAAGCTTATCCAGACTCACCCTTTGTTATGAGTGTTGCCTCTTACAAGGGATTTGATGAGTATGTTGAAAACATGAGAACAATTCAAGATAGTGAATACACAGGTCTGGTTGAACTTAACCTATCTTGTCCAAATGTTCCTGGAAAACCTCAAATGGCCTATGATTTTGAGGATACTGAAAAACTTCTTAAGGAAATTTTTGCCTTCTATACAAAACCTTTTGGAGTTAAACTTCCCCCTTACTTTGACATCATGCACTTTGATAAAATTGCTAGCGTCCTTAACCAATTTGACTTAAAATTTGTTAACTGCGTTAATTCAATTGGTAATGGACTTTATATCGATGAAAAAACAGACACTGTTGTCATCAAACCAAAGGGTGGTTTCGGAGGAATTGGAGGCGAATATATCAAACCTACAGCTCTTGCTAATGTCCGCGCCCTTAAACAACGTCTAAACCCAAGTATTGAAATCATTGGGACAGGTGGGATTATAAGTGGTCGTGATGCCTATGAACACCTCCTTTGTGGAGCTTCTATGCTACAAGTTGGAACTCAGCTTCAAAAAGAAGGACTCGGTGTGTTTGACCGCCTGAACCAAGAACTTCTTGAAATCCTTGAAGCTAAAGGATATGAGTCAATTGATGATTTCAAAGGAAAACTTAAGACCTTGGATTAA
- a CDS encoding ATP-grasp domain-containing protein produces the protein MKEVLILTESTSVPFIAKEVMDLNYQPIFIYSLDNWDIDESYTYETIDFSASSQEIFDFLANKYRNVRGIVNCIEQLTYKMAEIAEKFGVAINDKYSYLLLRDKGLMKAKWEEENVPTPKFYGVFTNSDISHLDLTFPLIVKPVFGAASAGVREVHNMEDLKKQIRNILRFNLTSLGQEKKGKSGFIIEQLVGGKEYSVDTIWIDGKPILSGILSKGTPVGPNFPDRIYYTDSDLSEEIRKRILQTSYDGVRACGVKNGCTHTELRVMDETPYIIEAALRPGAGGALYRILSDALGISFYNYLVAASIPECQQSVNHLKNPSPSPIHRKFWYNAGYQGFGKIKSLEVEEGFLEGNSNITSVTFRKDVGAYLPKEGDSLSYLAWLIGDLPDHIKSESDLTDYMKFMDQNILLSFEGE, from the coding sequence ATGAAGGAGGTTTTGATTCTAACAGAAAGTACAAGCGTTCCCTTTATCGCTAAAGAAGTTATGGACTTAAATTACCAACCAATTTTTATATATTCTTTGGATAACTGGGATATTGATGAATCTTATACTTATGAAACTATTGATTTTTCAGCAAGTAGCCAGGAGATATTTGATTTTCTAGCAAATAAATATAGAAACGTTAGAGGGATTGTTAATTGTATTGAACAATTGACCTATAAAATGGCTGAAATTGCTGAAAAATTTGGAGTAGCCATTAATGATAAATATTCCTATCTTTTATTGAGGGACAAGGGGCTTATGAAGGCTAAGTGGGAAGAGGAAAATGTACCTACCCCAAAATTTTACGGTGTATTTACTAATTCTGATATTAGTCACTTAGATTTGACCTTTCCTTTAATTGTAAAACCAGTTTTTGGAGCTGCAAGTGCTGGGGTTAGAGAAGTCCATAACATGGAAGATTTGAAAAAGCAGATTAGAAATATTTTAAGATTTAATTTGACAAGTTTAGGGCAAGAGAAAAAGGGAAAATCAGGCTTTATAATTGAACAATTAGTAGGTGGTAAAGAATATTCGGTTGATACTATTTGGATTGACGGCAAGCCTATTTTAAGCGGGATTTTAAGTAAGGGAACCCCAGTTGGCCCAAATTTTCCAGACAGAATTTACTATACTGATTCAGATTTATCTGAGGAGATAAGAAAAAGAATCCTTCAGACCAGTTACGATGGGGTAAGGGCGTGTGGCGTAAAAAATGGATGCACTCATACGGAGCTTAGAGTCATGGATGAAACCCCTTATATAATTGAAGCGGCCTTAAGACCAGGGGCAGGGGGAGCCCTATATAGGATTTTAAGTGATGCGCTAGGAATCAGTTTTTATAATTACCTAGTAGCTGCTAGTATTCCTGAATGTCAGCAGTCAGTTAATCATTTAAAAAATCCCAGTCCCAGTCCCATCCACCGTAAATTTTGGTACAATGCGGGCTATCAAGGCTTTGGAAAAATTAAATCCTTAGAGGTTGAAGAAGGTTTTCTAGAGGGAAATTCTAATATCACTAGTGTTACTTTTAGAAAGGATGTAGGAGCTTATTTGCCAAAGGAAGGGGATTCTTTGTCCTATCTAGCTTGGCTGATAGGTGATCTGCCTGACCATATTAAAAGTGAAAGTGATTTGACAGATTATATGAAATTTATGGATCAAAATATCCTACTCTCTTTTGAAGGAGAATAA